In bacterium, the following proteins share a genomic window:
- a CDS encoding VIT and VWA domain-containing protein yields MKITRLLMILALTLTWPVAASAVSVLMPTDNQYPPLSIKSNLVDVRVDGPVARTHIYQVFHNPHPRDLEGTFVISLPKDAQVTDFVMTINGEEVHAQALESGEAREIYTSIVRRMKDPGLLEFVDHQTFRVRVFPIPGDGDMPIELSYAQPLRREGDMYALDFGSEMAAGARQVDESAFSATINWDSRLGTIYSPTHQIDIERSETGHRADVDVLDFHPEEGRDLTILFAPEEEGVGIHVVTNRPDEDEPGTFLLMIHPPTVGALAQPVPKLVTFVLDVSGSMNQQGKIDKAKAALIQCLGALGPEDKFRILTFESGVDSYPRHPAAATRENIDDAVDYIDKIRASGGTNFHQAMMDALGEKDVDGLHQIVVLTDGLPTVGVTTPDQIMRAIKSHNSNGLRIFTLGVGYDVNTHLLDRVAEETRALSTYVKPKEDLEVKVSTFFDSVAYPVLTNLQLTIDHVGAYDVYPLELPDLFKGQDLTVFGRYREGDKARIQLTGMAGDNGYEIERKTEFPDETGDETAYIEDLWANRKVGYLLDQIRLHGENPELKEAVIELAKEHNLVTPYTSFLVADDSEFAERPPALVMQHRISGMAPARRTLPAAPAGSPAQGGRGGGPLVADHPTVFMTDKMTNDTFEFSTDTTTNLFRFSDAFVLDSYVSGEGAVELSEMLNEKKQAESLGQVAAADKKATVRQIAGKTFVFNGKQWIQQDIPEDAKELKVEYLSDAYFELLKKFPKMKAALVLGEQVTLHLGGRKVVIGEAGISKVDDLPKELKR; encoded by the coding sequence ATGAAGATCACCCGCCTGCTGATGATTCTGGCGCTTACACTGACATGGCCGGTCGCGGCGTCCGCAGTCTCCGTCCTGATGCCGACGGACAATCAATATCCTCCCCTGTCAATCAAGAGCAATCTGGTCGATGTCCGCGTTGATGGCCCCGTGGCGCGCACCCATATTTATCAGGTGTTTCACAACCCCCATCCTCGCGATCTGGAAGGCACCTTCGTCATCTCGCTGCCGAAGGACGCTCAGGTCACCGATTTCGTGATGACGATCAATGGCGAGGAGGTTCACGCGCAGGCCCTCGAGAGCGGCGAGGCTCGGGAGATCTACACCAGCATCGTCCGCCGGATGAAGGACCCCGGCCTGCTGGAGTTCGTCGATCACCAGACCTTCCGCGTTCGCGTTTTCCCGATTCCCGGAGATGGCGACATGCCGATCGAACTCAGCTATGCCCAGCCGCTTCGCCGCGAGGGCGACATGTACGCGCTCGATTTCGGGAGCGAAATGGCCGCCGGCGCTCGCCAGGTCGACGAATCGGCCTTCTCTGCGACGATCAACTGGGATAGCAGATTGGGTACGATCTACTCACCGACCCACCAGATCGACATCGAGCGCTCTGAGACCGGCCACCGGGCTGACGTGGATGTGCTCGATTTCCACCCCGAGGAGGGGCGCGACCTGACGATCCTGTTCGCGCCGGAGGAAGAGGGCGTGGGCATCCACGTGGTGACGAACCGCCCCGATGAGGACGAGCCGGGGACCTTTCTGCTGATGATTCACCCGCCGACAGTCGGTGCCCTGGCCCAGCCGGTGCCGAAGCTGGTGACCTTCGTTCTCGATGTCAGCGGCTCCATGAACCAGCAGGGCAAGATTGATAAAGCCAAGGCAGCGCTCATCCAGTGTCTTGGGGCGCTCGGGCCGGAGGACAAGTTCCGAATCCTGACGTTCGAATCCGGTGTCGATTCCTATCCCCGGCACCCTGCCGCGGCGACGCGCGAAAACATCGATGACGCGGTCGACTACATCGACAAGATCCGCGCCTCCGGCGGGACGAACTTCCACCAGGCCATGATGGACGCCCTGGGCGAGAAAGACGTCGACGGCCTGCACCAGATCGTCGTCCTGACCGATGGCCTCCCGACCGTCGGCGTGACGACTCCCGATCAGATCATGCGAGCAATCAAGTCCCATAATTCCAATGGTTTGCGTATCTTCACGCTCGGCGTCGGCTACGATGTGAATACGCACCTGCTGGACCGCGTGGCGGAGGAAACCCGCGCTCTCTCGACCTACGTGAAGCCGAAGGAAGACCTCGAGGTCAAGGTCTCGACCTTCTTTGATTCGGTCGCTTATCCGGTTCTCACGAACCTGCAACTGACGATCGACCATGTGGGGGCCTACGACGTTTATCCGCTGGAACTGCCCGATCTGTTCAAGGGGCAGGACTTGACGGTATTTGGCCGTTATCGCGAAGGCGATAAGGCGCGGATCCAACTGACCGGCATGGCGGGTGACAATGGATACGAGATCGAGCGCAAGACTGAATTCCCCGACGAGACCGGCGACGAGACGGCCTACATCGAAGACCTCTGGGCGAACCGCAAGGTCGGTTACCTGCTGGACCAGATTCGCCTCCATGGCGAAAACCCGGAACTGAAGGAAGCCGTGATCGAACTGGCCAAAGAACACAATCTTGTCACGCCATACACAAGCTTCCTGGTGGCTGATGATTCCGAGTTCGCAGAACGCCCTCCCGCGCTCGTCATGCAACATAGGATTTCAGGCATGGCGCCCGCCCGGAGAACTCTCCCCGCAGCCCCTGCAGGATCCCCGGCACAAGGCGGACGTGGGGGCGGTCCCTTGGTCGCCGACCATCCCACTGTATTTATGACCGACAAGATGACCAACGATACGTTCGAGTTCAGCACGGATACGACAACTAACCTCTTCCGTTTTTCCGATGCATTCGTATTGGATTCGTACGTGAGCGGCGAAGGAGCCGTGGAACTCTCGGAGATGCTGAACGAGAAGAAGCAGGCAGAGAGCCTGGGGCAGGTCGCAGCAGCGGACAAGAAGGCCACGGTCCGCCAGATCGCCGGCAAGACCTTCGTCTTCAACGGCAAGCAGTGGATTCAGCAGGACATCCCGGAAGACGCGAAGGAACTGAAAGTCGAGTACCTGAGCGACGCATACTTCGAACTGCTGAAGAAGTTCCCCAAGATGAAAGCCGCACTGGTTCTCGGCGAGCAGGTGACACTTCACCTTGGCGGCCGCAAGGTGGTGATCGGCGAAGCAGGCATCAGCAAGGTGGATGACTTGCCGAAGGAACTGAAGCGGTAG
- the panC gene encoding pantoate--beta-alanine ligase yields MEVIESVQKMCELGAAWRRDDEITVALVPTMGALHAGHARLIEKAKSLADITIVSSFVNPLQFTEEKDLADYPRTPKEDKKLCKDLGVEYFFAPSGEDMFPPGFLTTANVSYLSTKLEGESRQGHFRGVCTVVLKLIHITQPDYAIFGHKDAQQLVILKHMVRDLCIDVNIEAIPTVRDKDGLALSSRNVLLSDEQRKQALCLHRALKRVHFLVSKQGILHRGELLQAVRSHINSAGDQIELDYANIVSRTTLEEIDLIESGNTLVLVAARVGGVRLIDNTRL; encoded by the coding sequence ATGGAAGTCATCGAATCTGTCCAGAAAATGTGCGAATTGGGCGCCGCCTGGCGTCGCGACGACGAAATCACCGTCGCCCTTGTGCCCACAATGGGGGCGCTCCATGCCGGCCATGCCCGCCTGATCGAGAAGGCCAAATCCCTGGCAGACATCACGATCGTCAGCTCCTTCGTCAATCCGCTGCAGTTCACCGAGGAAAAGGACCTCGCGGACTATCCACGAACGCCGAAGGAAGACAAGAAGCTCTGCAAGGACCTGGGGGTGGAGTACTTCTTCGCGCCCTCCGGCGAGGACATGTTCCCCCCGGGATTCCTGACGACCGCCAACGTGTCCTACTTGTCGACAAAGCTGGAGGGTGAATCGCGCCAGGGGCACTTCCGTGGGGTCTGCACGGTGGTTTTGAAGCTCATCCACATCACGCAGCCCGACTACGCGATCTTCGGACACAAGGATGCCCAGCAGCTTGTCATCCTGAAACACATGGTCCGCGACCTGTGCATCGATGTGAACATCGAGGCAATCCCGACGGTCCGCGACAAGGATGGGCTGGCGCTAAGCAGCCGCAATGTGTTGCTGTCGGATGAGCAGCGCAAGCAGGCGCTCTGTCTGCACCGAGCATTGAAACGCGTGCATTTCCTCGTCTCGAAGCAAGGCATCCTCCATCGCGGCGAGTTGCTGCAGGCCGTACGTAGCCACATCAACAGTGCCGGCGATCAGATAGAGCTCGATTATGCGAATATTGTATCGCGCACGACGCTCGAGGAGATCGACCTCATCGAGAGTGGCAACACGCTCGTTCTCGTCGCCGCTCGCGTGGGTGGCGTGCGACTGATCGACAATACGCGGCTCTGA